One genomic segment of Ricinus communis isolate WT05 ecotype wild-type chromosome 5, ASM1957865v1, whole genome shotgun sequence includes these proteins:
- the LOC8272335 gene encoding caffeoylshikimate esterase, whose protein sequence is MVKAEKELKGISDELQKILDAKMDYVKERRRARDAFKNIQLGIDHCLMKIPFEGLKIEESYEVNSRGIEIFSKSWLPENANPRALVCYCHGYGETCTFVFEGVARKLASSGYGVFAMDYPGFGLSEGLHGYIPSLDKLVYDVAEHYSKIKENPKFRGLPSYLFGQSLGGAVALKVHLKQPDAWNGAIVVAPMCKFADNMIPPWILVQILICIAHLFPKLKIVPHKDFVKMAFRDLKKQELANYNVIAYKDTARLWTALECLRTTQELEQRLEEICLPLLILHGEVDVVTDPSVSKALYEKASSSDKKLKLYKDAYHSLLEGEPDHIIFQVLDDIVCWLDEHCHNNM, encoded by the exons ATGGTGAAGGCAGAGAAGGAGTTGAAAGGCATCAGTGATGAGTTGCAGAAGATCTTGGATGCCAAAATGGACTATGTCAAAGAGAGAAGGCGTGCAAGAGATGCCTTCAAGAACATTCAGCTCGGGATTGATCATTGCTTAATGAAG ATACCATTTGAAGGACTGAAGATAGAAGAG TCATATGAAGTCAATTCTAGAGGCATAGAAATATTTTCGAAAAGCTGGCTGCCAGAGAATGCTAACCCCAGGGCACTGGTTTGCTATTGCCATGGTTATGGAGAAACTTGCACTTTCGTATTTGAAG GAGTTGCGAGAAAGTTGGCATCATCAGGCTATGGAGTTTTTGCAATGGATTATCCAGGTTTTGGCCTTTCAGAAGGTCTTCATGGCTATATCCCAAGCCTTGATAAGCTTGTATATGATGTTGCAGAACATTACTCCAAAATCAAAG AGAACCCCAAGTTTCGTGGTCTTCCGAGCTACCTGTTTGGGCAGTCGTTGGGAGGAGCAGTAGCCCTGAAGGTGCACTTGAAACAACCAGATGCTTGGAATGGTGCCATTGTTGTAGCACCTATGTGCAAA TTTGCAGATAATATGATTCCGCCATGGATACTGGTTCAGATTCTGATCTGCATAGCTCATCTTTTTCCCAAGCTGAAAATCGTTCCGCATAAGGATTTCGTTAAGATGGCATTCAGAGATTTGAAAAAGCAAGAGCTG GCAAATTATAATGTTATTGCTTACAAGGATACGGCGAGGTTGTGGACTGCTTTGGAGTGTCTCAGAACAACCCAAGAACTAGAACAAAGATTAGAAGAG ATTTGTTTGCCGTTATTAATCCTGCATGGAGAGGTGGATGTCGTGACTGATCCATCAGTAAGTAAGGCGTTGTACGAGAAAGCAAGTAGTTCAGACAAGAAGCTTAAGCTTTACAAGGATGCTTATCATTCTCTTCTTGAAGGGGAGCCTGACCACATTATTTTTCAAGTTCTTGATGACATTGTATGCTGGCTTGATGAGCATTGCCACAATAATATGtaa